A segment of the bacterium genome:
GCAGCACCGCCCCGAACCTCGTTACCCTGGGGTCGTTCTTGGTCGTCCATTCTCGCCCGCTCTGGTCCGCTCCATCAACCATTGTCCTAAACTTGAACATCGTGAACGACTTGCCATCGAGCCCCATCCGGTCCTGTTTGTAAAAAACGGGGCCCCTCGAGGTGCATTTGATAACTACCGAGACCACAAGTAGAACCGGCGAAAGCACCACAAGCGCCGCGGCCGATAACGCCAGGTCCTCCAATCGCTTCAGCCTGTACCTCCACCCTGATAGCGGAGTATAGGTCAGGTTAACGATAGGAATCCCGTCGAGTTCCTCCACGTAGGAGCGGAGCATGATGTGCTGCAAGATATCTGGGGCGATCTTTATGTCTATCAACGTGTCCTTAAGGTCATGCAAGAGCTTGCTCAACGTCTTGTGCTGAGAAAAGGGAAGCGTGATCAGAACCTGATCCGCGCCCAACTCACTGGCGAGGCGCCTCGTCTCCTGAATGCGGCCAACTATCTTCACATCGTCCCCGACTCTCTCCCCAATTCTTTTGGAATTGTCAACAGCACCGACTATCTTGAGGCCGACATAAGGGTTCTCCTCTATCTTGTGAATTACGTTCTTCGCAAGCTCTCCGCCGCCAACTATCAGCAAGCGCCGCAAGTTGTAGCCCGCCTTTCTCAGGTGAGCAAGAACGCTCCGCAAACCCATCCTGAACGAGGCAATGGCCGCGATGTCAAGAAACAAGAAAATCAGCAACACACCTCTTGAGAAGAGGTAATCACGATACATGTAGCCCAAGCCCATCAATACGAACACTGACAGAATAACCACATAGATTATCTTGAAGAACTCATCGACCCTGGGCTTGAGCCTTCTCGGCCTATACAGGCCTGCTATGCTGAACGTGGCTATCCACAGGGCAGCGATCGCGCTCAGCACGATAGGGCCAGTATAGAGCCTAATGTCCGGTATCCCCGCTGGCGCTTCAAATATCGTATAGAAGCGAATATAGTACGCCGCGATAAATGCGCCTATGGTCGCCGCAACGTCGCAAATAGCGAAGAGAAAAAGGACTGCTCGGTGATGTTCCTTCAACATAACAATTGCTCACTCCATCCACACGCAAATCGGCACGCAAGTTTCGTTTTGCCCGAATATGCTAAGGGCTGCCCGATGGTATGTCAAACGATCGGTCCAAACTTGAGAGTCGAGACCGCAAACTCACTGGCTTGCAGTCGAGGGCAATCTCACGAATCCGCGCATGATGCGCGGGTTCCCAGCAAGAGGTCCCATGATGCCTGGACAGGCTCTAGCCGCCCGCACATTTCCGTCATAATCCCCACCTTCAACCGCCTGGCCAAGCTCAAGAACGCATTGGCATCTCTGCAAAGTCAGATGTGCCCGCCCGAATCGTTCGACATAACAGTAGTTGACGATGGTTCAACAGATGAAACGCTAGAATGGCTGAAAGAAGCGGCCGGGGAGCTTGGCAACCTGCGTGTTCTCAGCCAAAAGCACGCAGGCCCTGCCGCCGCCCGTAACCGCGCGGCCTGCGAGGCTTGCGGAGAGATACTCCTGTTCATGGGCGACGACGTAATCGCGTCAGAACGCCTCTTGGAGACGCACCTAAAAACATACGAGAGAATGGGGGCCAACATCGCAGTCCAGGGCAGTGTTCGTCTCGCACCGTCCGTTCCAACAACGCGCTTTGTTCGCTACCTGGACAAGAGAAGCGCAGCCCAGTTCCAACTGAGCGCCGCCGCGCCCGGCGACGCTCTCCCGTTCTTTGGCCTTTACACGTGCAACTGCTCCATTCCAAAGAAGTTGGTCGAGGAGTGCGGCGGATTCCCCCAAGATGTGGTCTATTATGATGACACATTTTTGGGCTGGATGCTGGACAGAAAGGGGATTCCTATCATATATGAGCCACTGGCCGAGGCGCTCCACGATCACGCTCAGACGCTCGAGGAGTTCCTTCTGCGACAGCGGCAGGCCGGCAAGGACGCCGCCATTCTCGCAGCGCGGCGCCGCGAGCTCCGCAAACCGCTTCGGGTTGATCAAGCGGTCTTGTTTGAGGGCGCCGTTTGGGAAATAGCCAAGAAGCTGGTGAAGATGCTTCTCTTCAACCGCTGGACAGTCCGCATACTCATGAAGATGTCAGAATCCCGTATCCTGCCATTCGCAATCTCCTGCATCATATTCTCCGGACTGATCGGCTATGAGCACAAGATGGCGGCACGGGGACAGAAATCGCGAGCGTGAGTTCCAGCGTCCAGAGCCCAGGGAAGTCCACCAAATTTCTTTTCAGCCGATGATGCAGCGACCCTTTGCATACAACGCGCGCTCCCGCGGGCGCTCCAAATCGCTAGAGACAGGTGATCGGCCGGGACCTATCGGCCATCAGTCGTTGGTGCTGGACTTGAAAGCTGGAGCCTTCCACTTCGGACCTCGTCAACACTAGATGCTCCGCCTTGCTTGGCCGCCTCTTAGGCGGCAGCAGTCGTGAGGCCGTTATCGTCAACAGAAATGAAAGCAAGAACATCACTACCACAAGGAATAACACAACCCAAAACGCTCTCCACTTTCTCATTGGCCTTCCCTAAGATTCGCTGCTGACATGAATATCGAGATCAAGTGTAGGACAAGAAACCCGCCTCGGTCAAATCACCAGACAGCTGCGGTTCACTATCAGGGCAGCGTGACGCAGCGGTCAATCTCGTGCATCCCCAGGATCAGTCGCAGTTGGGTTGAGCTTGGAGGAGATGGCCGCGGGAGCGTTGCAATGGCCGTCGACTTAGCGTGAATTAGACCTGCGGTCTGAACAAAGGTTGCCCTCCGAATCGGCAGGCTGGCGCCGTCGGCAAGAACCTTTATGTTGACCTGCCCCAGGTTCTGCGCCAGCAGCCAGGGCCGCTGCTGATTCAGACGAACGGTCGCCACGGCGCCTTGCATCCGAGCTGACAGCTGAAGCGTAGTGGGACGACCGTTTTCTGTAAACTCCAGCTGAACCGTTGCCTGGGATGATGCTCTCTCGAGCTCGAGATCGAGCTTGTCAATTAGCATCGAATCGATCTCGGGCTTGAGTCGCAGTTCGCTCGCACCCGGACTTTCAGCGACAGCCCGGGCGTGTATCACGTCGGAGGACAGTCGGTCGTAGGACCTCTGCCGCTTGAGAACGCGGTCAGCCAGAATAGGGTCTGGCACAGCCCTTTGACCGTCGAATCGAAGTGCTACGACTGTCTTGTCTGGCCCGATCGCTTGGTGTTGAAAGCTCCTCATCCAGTCCTCAAAAGCAAGTGCCTGCACGCTCTTGCCATACTCGGCTCGGACGGGAATATTGATCTGCATCGCTGGAGAGAAGGGGTCGTCAATCGACATGCTATCCGGCAAAACGATTAGCATCAACACATTGTCCGGAATGGTTGGCTGCGCCGCGATGACTGCCTTTGGGATGCGCTTTACGTTCTCAGATTCGGTCAGAAACATTCCGAACATCTTCAAGAAGCCAGCGATATAGAAGGCGATGATCAGCGCGAACACCGCGGCAGATAGAAACCTAAGCGGGACCATAGATAGTCTAGGAACTAAGCTCTTTGTTATCGCACATATTGCTCCTATTGCGACCACGGCAACTGCCGCAGCGTAGAACCTAAAATGGTATTTCAAGTTCTCCCCGAAGAAGAGCTCTGCCCAGCCCATGTTCAGAAGCTCAAAGACCCAATAGCCAATCGCAATCACTGTCAACCATTCCAGCAGGCCAGCTAGTGGCCGCCGCCTCTTAGGCTCGAGGATACCGCCTAGAGACAAGGAGAGATGACCAAGCAGGCCGGCCATCCCAAATGAGGCAAAGTAAACACGTCCAGGCTGAACGTAAGGCTGAGCGTAGTTGAGGGCGGGTGTGATTGCTACCCACAGCAGTAGAAACAAGACGAATCGCCAATTTGCCTTGCAGGTCAAACAAAGCAGCAAGATGGCCGCGAAGCAAAGCGCAGGCGACAGTTGTAGTGGCCGGATGATCTCATAGATAATTGGTATCACTTTCTTTGCTGCCATCGCCGCAGTCAAGCCCTTGGCGGCGGTTAGGTATGTCCCCGCCGCCGCACCCACCGTCATAAACTGATAAAACCTCAACCCCAAATACGTGGCAGAAATTATCCAAAGTGGTAGATGCGCTCTGATGAGGCGTCTCTTGAGCGCACCGTCCTCCCCGCCAATCCCCCACAGCAGCTCGTAGGCAATCAGGATGGGGATGACCAGGATGGTGTCTGGATAAGTCAGCAGCCCGGCTATATATGCGACAGATGCAAAGAGGCTCTTGAGCCAGGACGCCTTTTTGCGGAAACTTGGTCCGGCAAGCCAAATAGCCAACATTGAGAAGAAGACCGAATACAGAGTCTGTGCCGCCATCTGAAAGACCGGCCCAACGTGGCTTGGCATAATGGTGAAGAGCACTGCGCCAACGGCGCCAGTAAGGAAGCTCTGGGACAAGGCTTCGAGGATCAGGAATGCTAGAACGCAGGTGGCAGCGTACATCGCAAACCTTATCGCCCGAGGTATCAAGGGATTGGTTCCGAACAATCGATACTGGCCGACTAACAATGCCTGCAGCATGGGCCTGTAGAACCCGTCTATTTGTGGCTTGATAATAGCACCAAGCATTGAAACGCCCCAGTCTTGTGGCGTTATCCTGTTCAGAGATTCGCCTATGTAGTAAGCGCCGACCCCAGGGCCGGTTAGCAGCAGCGCGAGCAGAACCAATGCAACAATGAACCAGCGCCTCAGTTTGAGATTCTGGGACAGTCTGTTATCTGGAAAGAGCTGCATTGGCCGCCCTCCAAGCTATCGATTGTCTGGTGTTTTGCAGGACACGGATTACCTGCGGTGCCCTACAAGGCCGACTTCTAGCCTGTATCTACGAAAAGGTAAGCGTCAGCTTCTGCCCTTTCTTCAGGCCGAGCATCTCACTTGCGCTCTTTCGCTTGACCGAGAGCTCAAGCTGGGAAGTGCTGCCGAACAGAAGGGAGGGCTTGCCCGATTCGCATTCAGCGTAGAAGCGCTTGAGTTCGGACAATACAAGGCTGCCGATCTCGAGCTGGAACGTGTGTTCGGGGGCCTCCTCCAGCATCTGCTCGAACCTGTCCCGAGTAACGTTCGTGATGAGGTTGCCGAATGAATCGATGTGAATGACCTCCCCCTCAAGCTTCCCATCTTCACTGGCAATAGGGGCAGGCAGCTTGAGGTCAACGTAGTCATCGATCATCTCGCCGAAGTTCTCTATCTCTATTCCCTTGCTCAACCAGGCTGCGATCGGCGCGAAGATGTCCCGCCCATGGAAGGTTGAGGAGAGCGGCCGGAGGTAGTAGTGCTCCGCGTCGATGGCGAAGACGCTTATGTCCTCCGGGTCCTGAAAGAGACCCGACAGCACCCCGTTGTCAGGTGCGATGAAGTGATGGCCATTGATCGAGGCGATAAGCGGTCTTCGCTCGCTTCCGACAGTGGGGTCAACGATGACAACGTGGATAGTCCAATTGGCGAAGTAGTGATAGGTGTTGGCGATGATGAAACAGGCGCCCATTATGTCGTGCCGCCTTATCTCGTGCGTGATATCGACGATATTCACGTCGGGATTTATGTTAAGCATCACTGCCTTCATGGACGCAGCATAATTGTCCCGCGTGCCAAAATCCGTCGTGAGTGTAATAATAGGATTCTTCATTACCAAGGTCTCCCAGGTCTTAACGCGGAGCTAGTCCAAAAAGGCCTCATCTCCGCCCAAAGATGTTCAAAAGCAATGTTAGAATGATGCTTATCAATATACTTGAGGCGATGGGTATGTAAAGAGCAAAGTTTCTGCGCCTGATCAAAATGTCCCCCGGCAGGTGGCCTATCCCCAACCTCGGGGCCACCGATACGATTACACCAAGCAAAACAATCGCAACGCCCAAAATTATCAGAAATCTTCCCAACGTTACCTCACATATCCTAACGTCTTGAGCGCCTCGCGTCTTCTGGCATCGATCTTGACGGAGCCCACGCTGCGGCTGGACTTCTGGCTTGGCTGGCCCGGGACGCAGAAGATGAGCACGCCCTCCTGTCTGCCTCGGCCATTCGTTATCGCGATCAACGCATCGAGGTCCACGGCCGCGTCAGCGGGATTGAGGGTGAAGGGGCTAGATTCAGGGCGGCCGCAGCCGGCGCGGACGCGGTCGAGGCAGCCTGAGTTGTCATCGATCTTGAGCTCGATAGTCAGCGGCATGTCCGGCGGCTCTACACGAAACGAAAGGAGGCTTTCGTAAGTGCTGAGGCTCTTGGTGAATTCAATCTGATGATCGTCATGGTCGAGAACCTCGTCGAGACAGCTAAGACTGTAGATGTCCTTGAAGCGGCCCTCAGTCCGTATCTCGCCCGAGAACTTCGATTGCAGCGGCGTTGAGAACAGAATCCGCCAGCCCGGCGATGATAGGTCGAACAGCTTTCGATATGCCTTTTCTCTGAGGGATTTCGTGAGCTCTGGCTCGACGGCGATGAGGTTCTCCGTCTCGTGCGGGTCGTTTCGCAGGTCGTAGAGCAGCTCTGGGCTTCGGTAGTTCAAGCCCTTGTAGTTGTAGATGTTGGGCGTGATGTACTTCAGGACGCTCGAACGCAGGCAAAGCCTCATGACGCCGTGCGCGGCGGTCTCCGACACGTAGAAACGGTCGTCCGGGAGCGCAGTATTCGGCTCGGCGAAGAGCGACCTGCCGGGGCCAGCGATAGCGCCTCCGAGGCCAACCTCAGAGAGGATGGTCGGCGCCACATCGATGAGCCCAACCTGATGCTTGACGCGCAGGCCAGCGTTTTGTAAGTGCGGCAGCTTCACGATGAGCGGCACCCGAATCTGCTCCTCGAACAGCCTGAAGCCGTGAGAAAGCGACCTGTGGTCCCAGAACTCCTCACCGTGATCGGACGTTACGACGATCATTGTGTTCTGCCACAGGCCGAGCTCCTTGAGCCTGTCAAAGAATGACGAGAGCTCGTCATCAACGAACCTGATCTCGCCATCATAAAGCGCGATGGAGCCTTGTATGTCGGTCTCGGTGGGCCGTCTCCGCCTGCCCAGGAAGGCCTTCACTGGGCTTTTGTATTCCTTTCTTAGGCACTCCTTCTCTCCAGAGGGGCAGAACATCGTGTCGTACGGCTCCGGCGGGTTATAGGGATCGTGCGGGTCGAAAAAATGCAGAAACATGAAGAACCGCTTGTCGTAGTGCCTGTCCAGCATCGCAAGCGCCTCGTCAACCACCTCGTCGGCACGCTGCGGGCAGTGAAAGTAATACTCGTCAAATCCCTGCGCAAGGCCATAGTCGGGGAACAGATACTCAAAACTCGCCACGCCGAGCGTCAGGAAGGAGTTTTCGCGCATGACCTCGGCAAGCGTCAGCGCCTCGTCCGAGAGGCCCTGGTAGAAGTTTTGCACGCCGTGCTGAGACGGCATAAGCCCCGTGAAAAGCGAGGCGTGGGAGGGCAACGTCCAGGGCGCCGCAGTAATTGCCTGCTCGAAGACGACCGAATCTGCCGCCAGTTTGTCGAGATTCGGCGTGGTGGGACGCTGATAGCCGAGGCAGGACAGGTGATCTGCCCGCAGTGTGTCGATGCTGATCAGAATGACGTTTACGCTCTCGTGGCACTCGTCGCGGCTTGCGATGAACGGATTGCTCCAAAGCGCGTAGTCATATCTTGTGTCGGCATTACGGCTGAAAGGAGGCCGAATGGGATAAGTCCCGCGAGTTACGAACCTGAGTGCAATGTCCCGGCCCGAAAACGCCGATAGATCGACCCTGGCGTTGAACCACCTTTTGTCCTGCTTGCGCATCTTGGGATCAATATAGTGCGAGAAGAGCATCTGCTCGTGGCCGGCGCGCTCGACCAAGACGTCGAATTGGCAACCGTCCCCCGCCCTTGACCACGCGTCGGGCGAGATGCCATATCCGAAATCCAGGACGGCGTTGAAGGGGACGTGCACGGTGCATTCTATTGAAGTCTGGCTTGGGGCGAATATCGCACTGCGCTGCTCATTGGCGATGGTTACCTTCTTTTTCATTCCCATCCTGTTGGCTACAAGATAGGAGTCATTGTTCGTCATCACGTCAGCGAAAGGCATTATATCTGATGCGGTGGCGGTCGAGAGGATGCGCCCGTTCTCCAGCGAATCAACCATATTCCAGTGCCTGATAGCCCCTGAGCCCGGCGCAGAGCTCTCGCTCTGGCACCCGAACATGCCTGCGATCCCAACCGCAAGCAACGATATCGAAAGGCCCCAAGCCTTCATCTATCAGCCCCTTCAAGCATGTTTTGCGGCCCTATTCCCCGTGGATTAGCTCCGAACTCCAGCAGTTAGCCAGCGACTCAACTGCCTTGGTCCCAAGCGCCCAAAACCCTATCACCAACCTCATCCGGCTGCAATACCGATGCCGCCTCAAATTATTTGGGTCTGCCCTTTCAGGAGTTTCCCCAAGACCTGGCTTGGGTAAGTTGTGTTATGGGCTGTGCAGTGGCGATTTGGGCGTTGAGGCAGTGGAATTGGCCAGCTCGGCTGATGTGGCCCTAAAAGGGCCTGACGTGAGTAGCCCCGTGTGCAACGCGGGGTCATGGGCGTGCCCGAATTCGTCTTGGCGACCCTGAAGGGGTCGAACAAATTCAGAGATTAACGGTACCGTTCGACCCCTTCAGGGTCGCTTTTCAGGAGGTTTGGGACAACCTGTCCGCAGGTTTCACCTGCGGCTACTCACGTGTTCCCCCTACGGGGAAAGGGTCCACAGCCAGGGGAAGCTGGCCGATGCCGATAACCCATCTGTTCCCGCTTTCGGGAGAAGAATGGGGAAACTCCTCTGTCCTTTGCCTTGACATACGATCGGCCAACCGTATTATTGGTGCGTTTTTGACCAAGCTTCACTGTCGCAGGTCAGGCTAAACAGGTATCTGTACAGAGAATCAACAGAGATTTCGAAGCACGATAATGCAGCAGTCTGATCTCGCTGACGTTCTGGTCGTCTCCTCCTCGCCGCATATAAGGGCGCAAGAATCCGTTAGCAGGATAATGTGGGACGTCAACCTCGCGCTCTTGCCGGCCGCGATAGTGGGCGTCTATTTATTCGGGCCGCCGGCTCTTATTACAATCGTGTTGACTGTTCTCTCGACCGTTGTGTCCGAGGCCGTTTTATCGCGGCTCTTCGGGAAACCCATGAGGCTTTGGGACGGCAGCGCCGTGGTTACGGGCCTCTTGCTGGCGTTCAACCTCCCGCCCTCGGTGCCCTGGTGGTTGGTGGTCACGGGTGGTTTCATAGCGATGTTGATCGGAAAGCATCTCTATGGCGGATTGGGGTGCAACCCATTCAATCCAGCGCTCGTTGCCCGCGTCGTTCTTGTCGTCGCTTGGCCGTCATTTATGACGAGGTTTCCTGCCCCGTTCGGAGGCAGGCACGGTGTTGACGCGGTCTCTACTGCGACGCCGCTCGACTTTCTGAAGCAGGACGTAACAATGGGGCTTCACCTGAAGAACTCTGCCAACATCTCCCTGTGGGACCTTTTCGTCGGAAACATCCCCGGCTGCATCGGAGAGGTCTCAGCCCTTGCGCTGCTCCTGGGTGCGGCCTATCTGCTGCTCAGAAAGGTGATTACGTGGCATATCCCAGTGGCCTACATCGGAACGGTTGTTCTCTTCTCAGGCATATACTGGCTCATTGATCCCACAAGTTATGCAAGCCCAGCATTTCACGTCTTCTCCGGCGGCCTGATGCTCGGCGCATTGTTCATGGCAACCGACATGGTTACCACACCGGTCACCGCAAGGGGCATGCTCATCTTCGGCGTTGGTTGCGGTCTTCTAACAATGATCATAAGGTTCTATGGCGGGTATCCGGAGGGCGTCTCGTTCTCTATTCTGATTATGAATGGCCTGACGCCTCTAATAGACAAGTTCACGAAACCTAGGATTCTGGGGGAGGTGAAGAGATAGTGGACAGCGTCCCTAAGATGGTTGCCGTCCTAACCCTTGTCTGCTGCGCCGCGGCGCTTGCTCTCTCGCAGGTCTATAACGTTACGAAGCAGCCGATTGAGAATGCCGAGAAGAATGAGCAGTTGAAGGCGATAAAGGCGGTGCTTCCTCCTTACGACAATGACCCGCTCAAGGAGGTTGATAAGCACAAGTATGAGAAGGTCCAATACGAGTTCTACGTGGGAAAGAAGGCCGACAAGACCGTGGGCAGAGCCTTCAAGGTCCAGTCCGACGCCGGATATGGAGGCGCTATCGTGATCATGCTGGGGATAGCCCCAGATGGCAAGATCACCGGGCTTTACATACTCAAGCACTCGGAGACGCCAGGGCTTGGCGCAAAGATCGTTGAGAAGGGTTTTTTGGGCCAGTTCGTTGGCAAGTCGCTCGCAAACTCAAAGGTATCCGTCAAGAAAGATGGCGGCGACATTGACCAGATCACGGGCGCCACGATCTCACCCAGGGCAGTCTGCCTCGCCGTTCGGCAGGGGCTTGTGGCTCACAAAGCGATTTACCAGAAGGAGAAGAGCTGACAGGGATGGATAGAGGAATATCAGCTGGACGAGGTGTGAACTGTTGAGAGCGTTGGATGAGTTTACAAAAGGGTTCTGGGAGAGTAACCCGCTCCTGAAGTTGGTGCTCGGAATGTGTCCAACCCTTGCCGTAACGACATCAGCGGAGAACGGTGTCGCCATGGGTCTTGCGGCAACTTTCGTCCTAGTCTGCTCTAACGTCCTGATCTCCGCACTCCGGAAGATCATACCCAGAAAGGTCAGAATCCCCTGCTTCATCGTTGTCATCGCATCGTTTGTCACGATCGTCGATCTCGTCATGCACGCCTTTTTCATCGACCTTTACAGGAGCCTGGGTCTTTTTATCCCTCTGATCGTGGTCAACTGCATCATCCTGGGCCGGGCAGAGGCGTTCGCATCCCGCAATACAGTCGGTTACTCTTTTCTCGATGGCCTCGGCATGGGGCTCGGGTTCACGGTTACGCTGATCGTTTTGGGAACAATCCGCGAGCTCATTGGCAATGGGACCGTCTTCGGGCTCGCCGTGATGGGCGCAAGCTATCAGAAGTTTCTCATTATGATACTCCCTCCCGGCGCCTTCATAACGCTAGGGCTCTTGCTGGGCTTGATGAATAAGATCGAAATTAGCAGAAAATAGATAGTCCGAGAGAACTCAAATGACCCACATACTACTTCTGATCATTAGCGCCATATTCGTAAACAACTTTGTCCTCGCAAGATTCCTCGGAATCTGCCCATACCTCGGCGTCTCCAAACGGCTCGAAGCCGCTGTCGGGATGGGTGCGGCAGTCGTATTCGTTATGACGATGGCCTCGATCGTCGCATGGGTTATCCAATACTACCTGCTTGTCCCGCTGGACCTCGAATACCTTCAGATCATCACGTTCATCCTCGTCATCGCTGCCCTTGTGCAACTGGTCGAGATGTTCATCCAAAAAACCAGCCAGCCGCTCTACAAGGCCCTCGGCATCTACCTACCGCTGATAACAACCAACTGCGCTGTCCTCGGCGTGTGCATCCTCATTATCCAGAAGAAATACTCGCTCATCGAAACTCTCTTCTACGGATTCGCCTCATCGGTTGGCTTTGCTCTGGCGCTAGTCATCTTTGCTGGCATCAGGGAGCGCATCGAGCTGATGGACGTCCCTGAAGCCTTGAAGGGGGTCTCGATAGGCCTCATCACTGCCGGCATCCTCTCTCTTGCCTTCATGGGGTTCTCCGGCCTCGTCAAGGAATAGGCGGCGAGCCGCTGCTGGCCTGGCTCGTACGGCCGCGTGACCCGTCTGAGCCGGAAAGCACGACGGGCCGTCTCGATTGCTGGGGATGTTTGTGTTCCAATGCTTCACGTGAACTGAACGGTTCGATCCGCGCGCCAGTAGGAGCTCTCCAGCAGGAGATACGAGAGTCTGAGCTATGCTAGAACTTAATGAGCCTGATACAAGGGCCAAACTCATTGACCCGGCCATACATAAGCGCGGCTGGACATAGGACCTCATTCGGCGCGAACAGACGGCTGGCGCGGTCGAGATTATGAGTGGCCGACCTATACGTCTCGACCAGCAATCACCCGCAGAAAACCACCAAAAACAGCCAAAAATCGCCATAGCGACTCTGCTATATACAACATCCTGTCATCCAACCCAAAACCACCACCGGTCGCATCTCACCACCACCCAACAACCCACTCCTGCGGAACTGCTGTCCATGCGGCCTGTCGGTTGACAGGCGCCCTCTTTGACGGCTATACTCGCCAAGACCTTGAGGTTTGTCGCCCATCTTAGTTTGATAAGCTTTTATTCTCGGAGGCAATCGGCCAAATGGCTGAAGTTGTTTTGGTGGAGCCGATATTCGGGCACTGGGATGCGTTGAGGACGAGGCCGACTCCGCCGCTGGGACTCCTTGCCGCCGCTCGTTTTGTGGCGCGGGAGTTCGAGACGGTGCTCATCGACCAGAGAACGGATGAGCACTGGCGGGACAGTCTGCTTCGGGAGCTGAACTCGTCGCCGCTCTGCGTCGGCATCCACAGCCTGACAGGCAACCAGATCAAACACGCGCTCGAGATCGCCTCATTTGTGCGAGAGCATTCAGACGTGCCGCTCGTCTGGGGCGGTGCACACACGACTCTGCTCCCTGAGCAGTCGCTGGGCGACCCCTGCGTTGACATCATCGTCGAGAGCGAGGGCGAGGAGACCTTCTTAGCGCTGGTGCGGACGCTCAAATCGGGCGGAGACCTTGGGCAAGTGCGTGGGCTATGGTTTGTGCGCGATGGCAAGCCACACTACACCGGCCCGCGCCAATTTGTTGAGATGGACACATTGCCTGAGATGCCATACAGCCTGGTGGATTTCACTGACTATTTGCCGCTGGAATTCGAGAAGCCGACATTCTACGTCGAGAGCTCCCGCGGCTGCCCCAACAACTGCTCGTTCTGCTACAACAAAGCCTTCCACAAGCGCACGTGGCGCGCTTTCTCGGCGGACGTTTTCGTCGAGCGAATGCTCAACGCCGCCGAGAGGTTCAACGTGGAACATTTCTATATTGTCGATGAGAACTACTCCGTTGACATTGGGCGAGTGAAGAGCATCTCCGAGGCGCTTGTCGGTGCGGGCATCACTTGGACCACGACGGGCGGGCACATCCCAGAGGCCTCAACGCTGAGCGACGCGGACTTCAAGCTCTTGGAGAGAAGCGGGTGCAGGAGGCTTTATTTCGGGGTCGAGTCGGGCTCGGAGCGCATCCTCAAACGCGTTGGCAAGAAGCTGAAGATGCAGCAGCTTTTCGACGTGAACCGGCGCCTCGCCAAAGTCGATATAATCCCACGATACAGTTTCATAACGGGGTTGCCATACGAGCGGGGTGCGGACCTAAGAAAGACTGTGGAGCTGATCATGCGTGTCATGCGGGAGAACCCAAAGGCAACGATCACAGCACTCGCGAGTTATATTCCATATCCGGGCTCCGATCTCTATGAGGATTCTTTGCGTTATGGATTCGAGGAGCCAGGCACGCTTGCCGAGTGGGGCGAGCTGAAGATGGAGCGAGGGAACATGCCTTGGCTCTCGAGGCACGACAGGAGAGTGCTTCAGAGCTTATACTTTGTCTCATTCTTCATCGATTCGAAGGCGAAAGATTTTGTGTGCACCAGGTTGCTGTCGATTTTGGCGTCGCTTTACAGGCCGATAGCGCGGTTTCGGATGAAGCATTTCTTCTTTGGGCTCATGCCAGAGATG
Coding sequences within it:
- a CDS encoding undecaprenyl-phosphate glucose phosphotransferase, which encodes MLKEHHRAVLFLFAICDVAATIGAFIAAYYIRFYTIFEAPAGIPDIRLYTGPIVLSAIAALWIATFSIAGLYRPRRLKPRVDEFFKIIYVVILSVFVLMGLGYMYRDYLFSRGVLLIFLFLDIAAIASFRMGLRSVLAHLRKAGYNLRRLLIVGGGELAKNVIHKIEENPYVGLKIVGAVDNSKRIGERVGDDVKIVGRIQETRRLASELGADQVLITLPFSQHKTLSKLLHDLKDTLIDIKIAPDILQHIMLRSYVEELDGIPIVNLTYTPLSGWRYRLKRLEDLALSAAALVVLSPVLLVVSVVIKCTSRGPVFYKQDRMGLDGKSFTMFKFRTMVDGADQSGREWTTKNDPRVTRFGAVLRRFSIDEIPQFCNVFKGDMSIVGPRPEQPAFVDEFRNTIPHYMLRHKVKSGMTGLAQVNGWRGDTSMRKRLKSDLYYIENWSLSMDFKILFRTVTRALNQKNAY
- a CDS encoding glycosyltransferase, yielding MVCQTIGPNLRVETANSLACSRGQSHESAHDARVPSKRSHDAWTGSSRPHISVIIPTFNRLAKLKNALASLQSQMCPPESFDITVVDDGSTDETLEWLKEAAGELGNLRVLSQKHAGPAAARNRAACEACGEILLFMGDDVIASERLLETHLKTYERMGANIAVQGSVRLAPSVPTTRFVRYLDKRSAAQFQLSAAAPGDALPFFGLYTCNCSIPKKLVEECGGFPQDVVYYDDTFLGWMLDRKGIPIIYEPLAEALHDHAQTLEEFLLRQRQAGKDAAILAARRRELRKPLRVDQAVLFEGAVWEIAKKLVKMLLFNRWTVRILMKMSESRILPFAISCIIFSGLIGYEHKMAARGQKSRA
- a CDS encoding SAM-dependent chlorinase/fluorinase, translated to MKNPIITLTTDFGTRDNYAASMKAVMLNINPDVNIVDITHEIRRHDIMGACFIIANTYHYFANWTIHVVIVDPTVGSERRPLIASINGHHFIAPDNGVLSGLFQDPEDISVFAIDAEHYYLRPLSSTFHGRDIFAPIAAWLSKGIEIENFGEMIDDYVDLKLPAPIASEDGKLEGEVIHIDSFGNLITNVTRDRFEQMLEEAPEHTFQLEIGSLVLSELKRFYAECESGKPSLLFGSTSQLELSVKRKSASEMLGLKKGQKLTLTFS
- a CDS encoding DUF2905 family protein, translated to MGRFLIILGVAIVLLGVIVSVAPRLGIGHLPGDILIRRRNFALYIPIASSILISIILTLLLNIFGRR
- a CDS encoding sulfatase encodes the protein MKAWGLSISLLAVGIAGMFGCQSESSAPGSGAIRHWNMVDSLENGRILSTATASDIMPFADVMTNNDSYLVANRMGMKKKVTIANEQRSAIFAPSQTSIECTVHVPFNAVLDFGYGISPDAWSRAGDGCQFDVLVERAGHEQMLFSHYIDPKMRKQDKRWFNARVDLSAFSGRDIALRFVTRGTYPIRPPFSRNADTRYDYALWSNPFIASRDECHESVNVILISIDTLRADHLSCLGYQRPTTPNLDKLAADSVVFEQAITAAPWTLPSHASLFTGLMPSQHGVQNFYQGLSDEALTLAEVMRENSFLTLGVASFEYLFPDYGLAQGFDEYYFHCPQRADEVVDEALAMLDRHYDKRFFMFLHFFDPHDPYNPPEPYDTMFCPSGEKECLRKEYKSPVKAFLGRRRRPTETDIQGSIALYDGEIRFVDDELSSFFDRLKELGLWQNTMIVVTSDHGEEFWDHRSLSHGFRLFEEQIRVPLIVKLPHLQNAGLRVKHQVGLIDVAPTILSEVGLGGAIAGPGRSLFAEPNTALPDDRFYVSETAAHGVMRLCLRSSVLKYITPNIYNYKGLNYRSPELLYDLRNDPHETENLIAVEPELTKSLREKAYRKLFDLSSPGWRILFSTPLQSKFSGEIRTEGRFKDIYSLSCLDEVLDHDDHQIEFTKSLSTYESLLSFRVEPPDMPLTIELKIDDNSGCLDRVRAGCGRPESSPFTLNPADAAVDLDALIAITNGRGRQEGVLIFCVPGQPSQKSSRSVGSVKIDARRREALKTLGYVR